A window of Solanum stenotomum isolate F172 chromosome 3, ASM1918654v1, whole genome shotgun sequence contains these coding sequences:
- the LOC125860386 gene encoding uncharacterized protein LOC125860386 has translation MQSINLGEKKCLKRSRSFSSEMPGTDTNVAKPLEDCILFPVEDIVQYPLPGCGSPTSIGFSPDDSLVTYLYSPNQNLFRKVFVLDLKNGRHELFFSPPDGGLDENNLSAEEKLRRERSRERGLGVTRYEWVKASARRKVIMVPLPAGLYLKDQNAEPELKIASTSSSPVLDPHISPDGTKLAYVRDNELHVLNLLYHESKQLTTGADGNVITHGLAEYIAQEEMERKNGYWWSLDSKYIAFTQVDSSGIPLFRIMHQGKSSVGPEAQEDHAYPFAGGPNVKVRLGVVSANGGQITWMDLLCGVKDKANEDEEYLARVNWMHGNILTAQVLNRSQSKLKIIKFDIKTGQRSVILVEEHDTWVNLHDCFIPLDKGLNRTNGAFIWASEKTGFKHLYLHDTNGVCLGPITQGDWLVEQIAGVNEVTGLVYFTGTLDGPMESHLYCAKLFPDANSPLQSPLRLTNGHGKHVVVLDHQMQRFIDIHDSLVSPPRISLCSLHDGSLIMHLFDQPVSVPQSRKLHLESPEIIQIQAKDGTALYGALYKPDPMKFGPPPYRTMIEVYGGPSVQLVCDSWTNTVDMRAQYLRSKGILVWKMDNRGTARRGLMFEGALKHNFGLVDADDQLTGAEWLQKQGLAKQGHIGLYGWSYGGYLSAMTLARYPEVFKCAVSGAPVTSWDGYDTFYTEKYMGLPSENPSVYQEGSIMHHVDKIKGKLLLVHGMIDENVHFRHTARLINALVAARKAYELLIFPDERHMPRRLRDRIYMEERIWEFIERNL, from the exons ATGCAATCAATAAATTTGGGTGAAAAGAAGTGTTTGAAACGTTCGAGATCATTTTCAAGTGAGATGCCGGGGACTGATACCAATGTTGCAAAGCCTTTAGAGGATTGCATCCTGTTTCCTGTTGAAGATATAGTGCAGTATCCTCTGCCTGGTTGTGGTTCACCAACGTCTATAGGTTTTAGTCCAGATGATagtttagttacatatttatatAGTCCAAACCAAAATCTATTTAGAAAGGTTTTTGTATTGGATCTCAAGAATGGAAGGCATGAATTGTTCTTTAGTCCACCAGATGGTGGGCTCGATGAGAATAACTTATCTGCTGAAGAGAAGCTTAGAAGGGAAAGGTCAAGGGAACGTGGTTTAGGGGTAACACGATATGAGTGGGTTAAGGCAAGCGCCAGACGGAAGGTCATTATGGTACCACTACCTGCTGGA TTATACTTGAAGGATCAGAATGCAGAACCAGAACTTAAGATAGCAAGTACATCCTCCTCACCAGTCTTGGATCCACATATTTCACCTGATGGTACCAAGCTTGCCTATGTGAGAGATAATGAGTTGCATGTGTTAAACCTTTTGTACCATGAATCTAAGCAGTTAACAACAGGCGCCGATGGCAATGTTATA ACACATGGTCTTGCTGAGTACATTGCTCAG GAGGAGATGGAACGGAAAAATGGGTACTGGTGGTCACTGGACAGCAAATACATAGCATTCACACAGGTTGATTCATCTGGCATACCTTTATTCAGAATTATGCATCAAGGTAAAAGCTCTGTTGGTCCTGAGGCACAGGAAGACCATGCTTACCCTTTTGCTGGAGGGCCAAATGTCAAAGTTCGCCTGGGAGTGGTGTCAGCTAATGGAGGTCAAATAACATGGATGGATCTTCTTTGTGGTGTAAAGGACAAAGCAAATGAGGACGAGGAATATTTGGCCAGAGTGAACTGGATGCATGGAAATATTCTGACTGCACAAGTCTTGAATCGATCACAATCCAAACTGAAAATCATCAAGTTTGATATCAAGACAGGGCAAAGGAGTGTAATATTGGTTGAAGAACATGATACATGGGTCAATCTTCACGATTGTTTTATACCTTTGGACAAAGGACTCAACAGAACCAATGGTGCATTTATTTGGGCAAGCGAGAAAACAGGGTTCAAACATTTGTATCTTCATGACACAAATGGAGTCTGTTTGGGACCGATAACTCAAGGTGATTGGTTGGTTGAACAAATTGCGGGTGTAAATGAAGTTACTGGCCTTGTATATTTTACAGGAACTTTGGATGGGCCTATGGAATCACACCTTTACTGTGCTAAATTGTTCCCCGATGCTAACAGTCCATTGCAGTCCCCTTTGAGATTGACTAATGGACATGGAAAACATGTTGTTGTGCTCGATCATCAAATGCAAAGATTCATAGATATCCATGATTCCTTGGTCTCACCTCCCAGAATTTCACTCTGCTCCTTGCATGACGGAAGCTTGATTATGCATTTATTTGATCAACCGGTCAGTGTTCCACAATCCAGAAAACTCCACCTTGAATCACCAGAAATAATTCAGATACAGGCCAAGGATGGAACTGCTCTGTATGGGGCATTATACAAACCAGATCCGATGAAGTTTGGACCTCCTCCATACAGAACTATGATTGAAGTGTATGGTGGTCCCAGTGTACAGCTTGTGTGTGACTCGTGGACAAACACAGTTGACATGAGAGCTCAGTATCTACGAAGCAAAGGCATCTTAGTTTGGAAG ATGGACAATAGAGGCACTGCTCGACGAGGACTCATGTTTGAGGGTGCACTCAAACATAACTTTGGCCTTGTTGACGCTGATGATCAACTGACAGGAGCCGAGTGGCTCCAGAAACAAGGACTTGCAAAACAGGGCCACATTGGATTATATGGATGGAGCTACGGTGGGTATCTCTCAGCTATGACGTTGGCAAGGTACCCTGAGGTATTCAAATGTGCTGTTTCTGGTGCTCCTGTCACATCATGGGACGGATATGATACATTTTACACAGAAAAGTATATGGGCCTACCATCTGAAAATCCATCAGTCTATCAAGAGGGCTCCATAATGCACCACGTTGACAAGATCAAAGGGAAGCTTTTACTGGTGCATGGCATGATTGATGAAAATGTGCATTTTAGGCACACTGCTAGGCTTATTAATGCACTCGTGGCAGCCAGAAAGGCTTATGAGTTGTTAATATTCCCAGATGAACGTCACATGCCCCGGAGACTGAGAGACCGTATATACATGGAGGAGAGAATTTGGGAGTTCATCGAGAGGAACTTGTGA